One Mycolicibacterium goodii genomic region harbors:
- a CDS encoding acyl-CoA dehydrogenase family protein, with amino-acid sequence MLDWSDVDMAVRDAVREFVDKEIRPHLDELESGEMEPYPVIRKLFSTFGIDTMAKEALEKRLARLRAGDEQPAKSSGGMFGGGSPGMGFVLISELCRVSMGLVTGMGVSLGLTVPTIQSRGTLAQQERWLPGLVTYEKIGAWAITEPDSGSDAFGGMKSYVVRAADGSGDYILNGQKTFITNGPDADVVVVYAKLDEGDGADKRDRKVLTFVLDKGMEGFVQSKPFRKMGIHSSRTGELFFNNVRLGRDRLLGETEDNKSGDGRDSARSSFSAERIGVAAMALGVIEECLRLSVDYAKSRKLWGQEIGQFQLIQLKLANMEVARMNVRNMLFRVIESAQAGEPISLAEASAMKWYCSQAATDVAMEAVQLFGGNGYMTEYRVEQLARDAKSLMIYAGSNEVQITHVARGLLS; translated from the coding sequence ATGCTTGACTGGTCTGACGTCGATATGGCCGTGCGCGATGCCGTGCGGGAGTTCGTGGACAAGGAGATCCGACCGCATCTCGATGAGCTCGAGAGCGGCGAGATGGAGCCCTACCCCGTCATCCGGAAATTGTTCTCCACCTTCGGGATAGACACCATGGCCAAGGAGGCGCTGGAGAAGCGCCTGGCCCGGCTCCGGGCCGGCGACGAGCAGCCCGCGAAGTCGTCGGGCGGCATGTTCGGTGGCGGATCGCCCGGCATGGGCTTCGTGCTGATCAGCGAACTGTGCCGGGTGTCGATGGGCCTGGTCACGGGCATGGGCGTGAGCCTTGGCCTCACGGTGCCGACGATCCAGAGCCGCGGCACCCTGGCACAGCAGGAACGGTGGCTGCCGGGTCTGGTGACCTACGAGAAGATCGGCGCGTGGGCGATCACCGAACCCGATTCGGGTTCGGATGCGTTCGGCGGCATGAAGTCCTATGTGGTTCGTGCCGCCGATGGATCAGGCGACTACATCCTCAACGGCCAGAAGACCTTCATCACCAACGGCCCGGACGCCGACGTGGTCGTGGTCTACGCCAAACTCGACGAAGGTGATGGGGCCGACAAGCGCGACCGCAAGGTGCTGACCTTCGTGCTCGACAAGGGCATGGAAGGATTCGTGCAGTCGAAGCCGTTCCGCAAGATGGGTATTCACTCGTCACGTACCGGTGAGCTGTTCTTCAACAACGTGCGACTCGGACGTGACCGGTTGCTCGGCGAGACCGAGGACAACAAATCCGGCGACGGTCGAGACAGCGCCCGGTCGAGCTTCTCGGCCGAACGCATCGGCGTCGCGGCCATGGCGCTCGGTGTGATCGAGGAATGCCTGCGGTTGAGCGTCGACTACGCCAAGAGCCGGAAGCTCTGGGGCCAGGAGATCGGCCAGTTCCAGCTGATCCAGCTCAAGCTCGCCAACATGGAAGTGGCGCGGATGAACGTGCGCAACATGCTGTTCCGCGTCATCGAGTCGGCTCAGGCCGGTGAGCCGATCTCACTGGCAGAGGCCTCGGCGATGAAGTGGTACTGCTCGCAGGCCGCCACCGACGTCGCGATGGAGGCCGTGCAGTTGTTCGGCGGTAACGGCTACATGACCGAGTACCGCGTGGAGCAGCTAGCGCGTGACGCCAAGAGTCTCATGATCTACGCGGGCAGCAACGAGGTGCAGATCACCCACGTGGCGCGAGGTCTGCTCAGCTAG
- a CDS encoding TrmH family RNA methyltransferase — MVAAVKLHRHVGRRRAARFLAEGPNLVEAALRRGLVSEVFATEEAAVRFGSLLAGVPVELVTDRAAKSLSDTVTPVGLIAVCRLPEVSVEEVLAGPAELIAVPVQLSEPGNAGTLIRVADAMGAAAVVLAGNSVDPYNSKCLRASAGSIFSIPVVSDPDETGVVRHLRDAGLRVLATTVDGEAELDDPGLEAELGEPTAWLFGPEAHGLPTDLAAMAHRRVRIPMPGHAESLNIASAASICLYQSARAQRRR; from the coding sequence GTGGTGGCGGCGGTCAAGCTGCATCGCCATGTCGGGCGCCGCCGCGCCGCACGCTTCCTTGCCGAGGGGCCCAACCTCGTCGAGGCAGCGTTGCGGCGCGGACTCGTTTCCGAGGTGTTCGCGACCGAGGAAGCCGCGGTCCGCTTCGGGTCCCTGCTGGCCGGCGTGCCGGTGGAACTGGTCACCGATCGTGCCGCGAAATCGTTGTCGGACACCGTGACCCCGGTCGGGTTGATCGCGGTGTGCCGGCTGCCCGAGGTGTCTGTCGAGGAGGTGCTGGCCGGTCCGGCAGAGCTGATCGCGGTGCCCGTGCAGCTGTCGGAACCGGGCAACGCCGGCACGCTGATCCGCGTCGCCGACGCGATGGGCGCCGCGGCGGTGGTGCTGGCGGGCAACAGCGTCGACCCGTACAACAGCAAGTGCCTGCGGGCCTCGGCGGGCAGCATCTTCTCGATCCCGGTGGTCAGCGATCCCGACGAGACCGGCGTGGTGCGACACCTGCGGGACGCCGGGCTGCGCGTGCTGGCGACGACGGTCGACGGCGAGGCCGAACTCGACGATCCGGGCCTCGAAGCCGAGTTGGGCGAGCCGACGGCGTGGCTGTTCGGACCCGAAGCCCACGGGCTGCCAACCGATCTGGCGGCGATGGCGCATCGACGCGTGCGGATACCGATGCCGGGCCACGCCGAGAGCCTCAACATCGCCTCGGCAGCCTCGATCTGCCTCTACCAGAGCGCGCGGGCACAGCGCCGGCGCTGA
- a CDS encoding sugar kinase — MQQTDTVRVACLGEPLVLVSVDAHPAGAELNVAIGLAARGVPAALVGRLGDDEHGSLIRAELRRHGVDTSALETDPHRPTGHYSKVTGTDETGERTTTSRYARAGSAASAMGPEFLDRTEVSTVLGASAIVHCSGITAALSDTCRALMCRLLTERPGIPGLVSFDVNWREQLWPDADPAVVVELANRADLVLVGADEALRVAGTDDPVELRRVLPAPATIVVKDGARRAVAVDRDGDTTEMPALRVDVVEPVGAGDAFAAGYLSGLVRGEDTATCLRRGHIGAAATLTVATDWAPPPPDGLMHRLLTCSARDWSTTTVSASGFVLAEGV, encoded by the coding sequence GTGCAGCAAACCGACACCGTGCGCGTCGCCTGCCTCGGCGAACCGCTGGTCCTCGTATCCGTCGACGCACACCCGGCGGGCGCGGAACTCAATGTCGCGATCGGACTCGCGGCACGCGGGGTGCCCGCTGCACTTGTCGGGCGCCTCGGCGACGACGAACACGGCTCACTCATCCGCGCCGAGCTGCGGCGGCACGGCGTCGACACGAGCGCTCTCGAGACCGATCCGCACCGGCCCACCGGGCACTACTCGAAGGTCACCGGCACCGACGAGACCGGCGAGCGCACCACCACGAGTCGATACGCACGGGCCGGGTCGGCGGCATCGGCGATGGGCCCGGAATTCCTCGACCGCACCGAGGTGTCGACCGTCCTCGGTGCCTCCGCGATCGTGCACTGCAGCGGTATCACCGCGGCCCTGTCGGACACCTGCCGGGCACTGATGTGCCGGTTGCTCACCGAGCGCCCCGGCATCCCGGGACTGGTCAGTTTCGACGTCAACTGGCGCGAACAACTGTGGCCGGACGCCGATCCGGCCGTCGTGGTCGAGCTGGCGAACCGGGCCGACCTCGTCCTCGTGGGTGCTGATGAGGCGCTGCGCGTCGCGGGGACCGACGATCCGGTCGAACTGCGGCGCGTCCTTCCCGCGCCCGCGACCATCGTCGTCAAAGACGGGGCGCGGCGTGCGGTCGCGGTGGACCGCGACGGTGACACCACCGAGATGCCCGCGCTGCGGGTCGATGTCGTCGAACCGGTCGGGGCCGGTGACGCGTTCGCCGCCGGTTACCTCAGCGGCCTGGTGCGCGGTGAGGACACCGCGACGTGCCTGCGGCGCGGTCACATCGGGGCGGCCGCCACCCTCACCGTTGCGACCGACTGGGCACCGCCGCCGCCCGACGGGCTGATGCACCGTCTGCTCACGTGTTCGGCGCGGGACTGGTCGACGACCACCGTGTCCGCGTCGGGTTTCGTGCTTGCGGAGGGGGTGTGA
- the rplT gene encoding 50S ribosomal protein L20 has product MARVKRALNAQKKRRTVLKASKGYRGQRSRLYRKAKEQQLHSLTYAYRDRRARKGEFRKLWISRINAAARANDITYNRLIQGLKAAGVEVDRKNLAELAVSDPAAFTALVDVARAALPADVNAPSTSEDEAA; this is encoded by the coding sequence ATGGCACGCGTGAAGCGCGCACTCAACGCCCAGAAGAAGCGGCGTACCGTACTGAAGGCTTCCAAGGGTTACCGCGGTCAGCGGTCCCGGCTGTACCGGAAGGCCAAAGAGCAGCAGCTGCATTCGCTCACCTACGCCTACCGGGACCGTCGCGCCCGCAAGGGTGAGTTCCGCAAGCTGTGGATCTCCCGCATCAACGCCGCCGCCCGGGCGAACGACATCACCTACAACCGTCTGATCCAGGGGCTCAAGGCCGCTGGTGTCGAGGTTGACCGCAAGAACCTCGCCGAGCTCGCCGTCAGCGACCCGGCCGCGTTCACCGCGTTGGTCGATGTGGCCCGTGCCGCGCTGCCCGCCGATGTGAATGCGCCGTCGACGTCCGAGGACGAGGCCGCCTGA
- a CDS encoding bifunctional 4-hydroxy-2-oxoglutarate aldolase/2-dehydro-3-deoxy-phosphogluconate aldolase yields the protein MTVLDVLRADRVLSVVRAETIPDAAALCHALSSGGIRTVELTFTTPGVLDVLRSAADAVAHSDVVLGVGTVLNGDQARAAIDAGADFLVTPGIRPEVAEVAVSNEVPVFLGALTPTEVAVAADLGSAAVKIFPAAGFGPGYLSDLHGPYPDVDLLPSGGITAENARAYLDAGALAVCAGTGVVPPARVAAGDWDDITVRARTFVTALSS from the coding sequence ATGACCGTGTTGGACGTGCTGCGCGCCGACCGGGTGCTCAGCGTCGTACGCGCCGAGACGATCCCCGATGCGGCCGCACTGTGTCACGCGCTGTCCTCGGGCGGGATCCGCACCGTCGAGCTGACGTTCACCACGCCCGGCGTGCTCGACGTGCTCCGCTCGGCCGCCGATGCGGTCGCGCACTCGGATGTCGTGCTGGGAGTCGGCACCGTGCTGAACGGCGATCAGGCCCGAGCCGCCATCGACGCGGGCGCGGATTTCCTTGTCACACCGGGGATTCGGCCCGAGGTCGCCGAGGTCGCCGTCTCCAACGAGGTGCCGGTGTTCCTCGGTGCCCTCACGCCGACCGAGGTGGCCGTTGCGGCGGATCTCGGTTCGGCGGCGGTCAAGATCTTCCCGGCAGCAGGCTTCGGTCCGGGGTACCTGTCCGATCTGCACGGGCCTTACCCCGATGTCGACCTGTTGCCGTCCGGCGGTATCACCGCCGAGAACGCCCGCGCGTATCTCGATGCGGGAGCGCTCGCCGTGTGCGCGGGCACCGGTGTCGTGCCACCCGCGCGGGTTGCCGCCGGCGACTGGGACGACATCACCGTTCGCGCACGCACATTCGTCACCGCTCTGTCCTCCTGA
- the rpmI gene encoding 50S ribosomal protein L35 — MPKAKTHSGASKRFRRTGTGKIVRQKANRRHLLEHKPTKRTRRLDGRTTVSAADNSRINKLLNG; from the coding sequence ATGCCCAAGGCAAAGACCCACAGCGGTGCCTCCAAGCGGTTCCGCCGGACCGGTACCGGAAAGATCGTCCGGCAGAAGGCCAACCGTCGTCACTTGCTGGAGCACAAGCCCACCAAGCGCACGCGTCGGCTCGACGGCCGTACCACCGTCTCCGCCGCCGACAACAGCCGCATCAACAAGCTGCTCAACGGCTGA
- a CDS encoding GntP family permease yields MTSFVDWLRHDTAGLLTLAAVSIAVLLLLIIKMKVEPFIALIVVSVAVALTAGIPVSELVGTPAKSGDSLLETGFGGILGHITVIIGLGTVLGAMLERSGGADVLTTRLLNLFGPKGAPLAMGITGVVLGIPVFFDIGIFILAPLVYVAAKRGGKSLVLYAMPMLAGLSMTHAFLPPHPGPVAAAGLLNVSLGWIIIMGLACGIPAWFVSGVAWGAWIGKRVQVEVPEEFVPEEDEADTADPPSLLLVGFIIVAPMLLILAATLADVLLDGGRLLSVLTLIGNPAIALTIAVMLALYLLGIRRGMSAQELARISGVSLRPVGMILLVVGAGAFFGAVLRATGIGDALADSMTAIGLPVIVSAYLISCALRIAQGSATVAIVTTAGIIQASVAGGNHSPAQIALIVVAVSAGSIIASHVNDGGFWIVSRYFNMSVKDTLKTWTVLETILSVVGFAMAGLLWLVV; encoded by the coding sequence ATGACGTCATTCGTCGACTGGCTGCGCCATGACACCGCCGGGTTGCTCACCCTGGCCGCGGTGTCCATCGCGGTCCTGCTGCTGTTGATCATCAAGATGAAGGTCGAACCGTTCATCGCGTTGATCGTCGTGAGCGTCGCGGTCGCACTCACCGCGGGCATCCCGGTCTCCGAACTGGTCGGCACGCCGGCGAAATCCGGGGACTCGCTGCTCGAGACGGGATTCGGCGGGATCCTCGGTCACATCACCGTGATCATCGGTCTCGGCACGGTGCTCGGCGCGATGCTGGAACGCTCCGGTGGCGCCGACGTACTCACCACCAGGCTGCTGAACCTGTTCGGCCCCAAGGGCGCACCGTTGGCCATGGGTATCACGGGTGTCGTGCTCGGCATCCCGGTGTTCTTCGACATCGGCATCTTCATCCTGGCGCCGCTGGTCTACGTGGCCGCCAAGCGCGGCGGCAAATCACTGGTGCTGTACGCGATGCCGATGCTGGCCGGCCTGTCGATGACACATGCGTTCCTGCCGCCGCACCCCGGCCCGGTGGCCGCCGCGGGGTTGTTGAACGTGAGCCTCGGCTGGATCATCATCATGGGCCTGGCGTGCGGTATCCCGGCCTGGTTCGTCAGCGGCGTGGCCTGGGGTGCGTGGATCGGCAAACGTGTGCAGGTCGAGGTGCCCGAGGAGTTCGTCCCCGAGGAAGACGAGGCCGACACCGCCGATCCCCCGTCGTTGCTGTTGGTCGGGTTCATCATCGTCGCACCGATGTTGCTCATCCTCGCCGCGACGCTGGCCGACGTGCTGCTCGACGGGGGCAGGCTGCTGTCGGTGCTCACGTTGATCGGCAACCCGGCGATCGCGTTGACCATCGCGGTCATGCTCGCGTTGTACCTGCTCGGCATCCGCCGCGGCATGTCGGCGCAGGAACTCGCCAGGATCTCCGGTGTGTCCTTGCGCCCGGTCGGCATGATCCTGCTGGTGGTGGGTGCGGGCGCGTTCTTCGGGGCGGTGCTGCGGGCCACGGGAATCGGTGACGCCCTTGCCGATTCGATGACCGCGATCGGTCTGCCGGTGATCGTGTCGGCGTACCTGATCAGCTGCGCACTGCGGATCGCGCAGGGTTCGGCAACCGTGGCGATCGTGACGACCGCGGGCATCATTCAGGCATCTGTCGCCGGCGGCAACCACTCCCCCGCCCAGATCGCGTTGATCGTGGTCGCGGTGTCGGCCGGTTCGATCATCGCGAGCCACGTCAACGACGGCGGCTTCTGGATCGTGTCTCGCTACTTCAACATGTCGGTCAAGGACACCCTGAAAACCTGGACGGTGCTCGAAACGATCCTGTCCGTGGTTGGTTTCGCGATGGCCGGACTGCTCTGGCTGGTGGTCTGA
- a CDS encoding amino acid deaminase: MRTTTTDVEHLSELDKALPSAAHGLSVQEFLATRPRLSSFSTPVLTLDDSAIDQNLSAMAAWCADNGVELAPHGKTTMSPTLWERQLRAGAWAITLATFSQVRVAVHFGISRILLANALVDPVALRWLAQTMADDPDLHVLVWADSAATVDAMVAALTDLPVPRPIPVLVELGAAGGRTGARSVADAMAVAERIAASGVLRLTGVGGYEGALAHDASEPSLSRVRDYLRDMARLHQQIDTSGLYAGAEDVVVTAGGSAYFDVVAEVLAPLANRGVRVVVRAGAYVIHDDGFYTGITPFGRTSGYRLRSAMHAWARVVSRPEPTLALLDAGKRDVPFDEGLPVPQMVAAQLGAPARRLPDAQITAVNDQHAFLALPADSDVKVGDVVRLGLSHPCTAFDKWRWIPLLNGNEDDPHVVDVIRTYF, encoded by the coding sequence ATGAGAACCACTACGACTGACGTCGAGCACCTGTCGGAACTGGACAAGGCACTTCCCTCCGCGGCTCATGGCCTGTCGGTGCAGGAGTTCCTCGCCACCCGGCCGCGGCTGTCGTCGTTCAGCACTCCGGTGCTGACGTTGGACGACTCCGCGATCGACCAGAACCTGTCGGCGATGGCCGCATGGTGTGCCGACAACGGCGTCGAGCTCGCACCGCACGGCAAGACGACGATGTCCCCGACGCTGTGGGAGCGACAGTTGCGTGCCGGTGCGTGGGCGATCACGCTCGCGACCTTCAGCCAGGTGCGGGTCGCCGTCCATTTCGGGATCTCCCGGATCCTGTTGGCGAACGCGCTGGTCGACCCCGTCGCCTTGCGCTGGCTCGCGCAAACCATGGCCGACGACCCCGATCTGCACGTGCTCGTGTGGGCCGATTCGGCCGCCACGGTCGACGCCATGGTCGCCGCGCTCACGGATCTTCCGGTACCGCGGCCGATCCCGGTCCTCGTGGAACTCGGCGCGGCCGGTGGACGCACCGGTGCACGCTCTGTCGCCGACGCGATGGCGGTCGCCGAACGCATCGCCGCGAGCGGCGTGCTGCGGCTTACGGGTGTCGGGGGCTACGAGGGCGCGTTGGCGCACGATGCGTCCGAGCCGTCCCTGTCTCGGGTGCGGGACTATCTGCGGGACATGGCGCGGCTGCATCAGCAGATCGACACCAGCGGGCTCTATGCCGGCGCCGAGGACGTGGTGGTGACCGCCGGCGGCAGCGCGTATTTCGACGTGGTGGCCGAGGTGCTCGCCCCCTTGGCGAACCGAGGAGTGCGCGTCGTCGTGCGTGCGGGCGCATACGTGATCCATGACGACGGGTTCTACACCGGCATCACACCGTTCGGGCGCACCAGTGGTTATCGGCTGCGCTCGGCCATGCACGCATGGGCGCGCGTGGTGTCCCGACCGGAACCGACTCTGGCGCTGCTGGACGCAGGCAAACGTGACGTGCCGTTCGACGAGGGCCTACCGGTGCCGCAAATGGTCGCCGCACAGCTCGGGGCGCCCGCACGTCGGCTGCCCGACGCGCAGATCACGGCCGTCAACGATCAGCACGCGTTCCTGGCCCTGCCGGCCGACAGCGATGTCAAGGTGGGTGATGTTGTGCGCCTCGGGCTCTCGCATCCCTGCACCGCGTTCGACAAGTGGCGCTGGATACCCCTGCTCAACGGCAACGAAGACGATCCGCACGTCGTCGACGTCATCCGCACCTACTTCTGA
- the infC gene encoding translation initiation factor IF-3 — translation MGLLDRPNIGGPISTETRVNERIRVPEVRLIGPGGEQVGIVRIEDALRVAADADLDLVEVAPNARPPVCKIMDYGKYKYETAQKARESRKNQQQTVVKEQKLRPKIDDHDYETKKGHVVRFLEAGSKVKVTIMFRGREQSRPELGYRLLQRLGADVAEYGFVETSAKQDGRNMTMVLAPHRGAKTRAKAAEQAERPSGPAPDEDAS, via the coding sequence TTGGGTCTCCTCGACAGACCCAACATAGGAGGCCCCATCAGCACTGAGACCCGCGTCAACGAGCGCATCCGTGTACCCGAAGTCCGCCTGATTGGACCAGGCGGTGAGCAGGTAGGCATCGTGCGCATCGAAGACGCCCTCCGCGTCGCCGCGGACGCCGATCTCGACCTTGTCGAAGTTGCCCCGAATGCCAGACCGCCGGTCTGCAAGATCATGGACTACGGCAAGTACAAGTACGAGACGGCCCAGAAGGCGCGCGAGTCTCGCAAGAACCAGCAGCAGACCGTCGTCAAGGAACAGAAGCTGCGTCCCAAGATCGACGATCACGACTACGAGACGAAGAAGGGCCACGTGGTCCGCTTCCTCGAGGCCGGGTCGAAGGTCAAGGTGACGATCATGTTCCGCGGTCGTGAGCAGTCGCGGCCCGAACTGGGTTACCGCCTGCTGCAGCGGCTGGGCGCCGATGTCGCCGAGTACGGCTTCGTCGAGACGTCCGCCAAGCAGGACGGCCGCAACATGACGATGGTGCTGGCACCGCACCGCGGCGCGAAGACTCGTGCCAAGGCAGCGGAACAGGCCGAGCGCCCGAGCGGGCCGGCCCCAGACGAAGACGCTTCGTAG
- a CDS encoding N-acyl-D-amino-acid deacylase family protein gives MRTLIRSATVVDGTETPGFDADVLVDGDRIAEIGTCSPSTADRVIDADGLVLAPGFIDMHAHSDLQILLNPTHPSRITQGVTTEVLGQDGLSYAPVTDDVLAGVRRKIAGWNSDPQDFDFDWRSVREYLDRLDRGIATNVAYLVPHGVVRALVVGWDETPATATQITDMQRIVGQAMSEGAVGLSAGLTYTPGMYADNDELLALCRTVAEYGGYFCPHHRSYGAGALAAYAEMIDLASRSGCALHLAHATLNFGPNKGRAPELLALLDAATEAGADISLDTYPYLPGATTLSAILPSWASAGTAEETIARLGDPAALERIREQLEVTGSDGCHGVTAEWHTIEISGVLDPRFDAYVGRTIADIAKAENRDPFDVCIGLLRDDRLGTGILQHVGHEENVRAIMRHPRHTGGSDGLLVGAKPHPRGWGTFARYLGHYCRELGLMSLEECVGHLTGRAATRLRLVDRGYIRPGYAADLVLFDPQTVADTATFDSPRQPAAGFTHVFVRGELALDGGQLTGATAGRSLRRGPDGSVR, from the coding sequence ATGCGTACCCTGATCCGGTCGGCGACCGTCGTCGACGGCACCGAAACCCCTGGCTTTGACGCCGATGTCCTGGTGGACGGCGACCGCATCGCCGAGATCGGCACCTGCTCACCGTCGACGGCCGACCGCGTGATCGACGCCGACGGTTTGGTACTCGCACCAGGCTTCATCGACATGCACGCGCACTCGGACCTGCAGATCCTGCTGAACCCGACGCATCCGTCGCGTATCACGCAGGGGGTCACCACCGAGGTTCTCGGACAGGACGGCCTGTCCTACGCACCGGTCACCGACGACGTGCTGGCCGGGGTGCGCCGCAAGATCGCCGGCTGGAACTCCGACCCGCAGGACTTCGACTTCGACTGGCGCTCGGTGCGTGAGTACCTCGACCGGTTGGACCGCGGAATCGCCACCAACGTGGCGTATCTCGTTCCGCACGGCGTCGTGCGCGCGCTGGTCGTCGGCTGGGACGAGACACCCGCGACGGCCACCCAGATCACCGATATGCAGCGCATCGTCGGGCAGGCGATGTCGGAGGGCGCGGTCGGTCTGTCGGCGGGGCTGACGTACACGCCCGGCATGTACGCCGACAACGACGAGCTGCTGGCGTTGTGCCGCACGGTCGCCGAGTACGGCGGTTACTTCTGCCCCCACCACCGCTCGTACGGTGCGGGTGCGCTCGCGGCCTACGCGGAGATGATCGATCTCGCGTCGCGGTCGGGGTGTGCCCTGCACCTGGCGCATGCCACACTCAACTTCGGCCCGAACAAGGGCCGGGCGCCCGAGCTGCTCGCACTGCTCGACGCGGCGACCGAGGCCGGCGCCGACATCAGCCTCGACACCTACCCGTACCTGCCGGGTGCGACGACGCTGTCGGCGATCCTGCCCAGTTGGGCCTCGGCGGGCACCGCCGAGGAAACCATCGCGCGCCTCGGCGATCCCGCTGCGCTGGAACGTATCCGCGAGCAGCTCGAGGTGACCGGGTCCGACGGCTGTCACGGCGTCACCGCCGAATGGCACACGATCGAGATCAGCGGTGTGCTCGACCCGCGGTTCGACGCCTATGTGGGCCGCACCATCGCCGACATCGCCAAGGCCGAGAACCGTGATCCGTTCGATGTGTGCATCGGCCTGCTGCGCGACGACCGGCTCGGCACGGGAATCCTGCAGCACGTGGGCCACGAGGAGAACGTGCGGGCGATCATGCGTCATCCGCGGCACACCGGCGGCAGCGACGGGCTGCTCGTCGGTGCCAAGCCGCATCCGCGGGGCTGGGGGACGTTCGCGCGGTATCTCGGGCACTACTGCCGCGAGTTGGGCCTCATGTCGTTGGAGGAGTGCGTGGGTCATCTGACCGGCAGGGCCGCCACACGCCTGCGCCTGGTCGACCGTGGCTACATCCGCCCCGGATATGCGGCCGACCTGGTGCTGTTCGATCCGCAGACCGTGGCCGACACCGCGACATTCGATTCTCCCCGCCAACCCGCCGCCGGGTTCACGCACGTGTTCGTGCGGGGCGAACTGGCGCTCGACGGCGGTCAGCTCACCGGAGCCACCGCGGGGCGATCGCTGCGGCGCGGACCGGACGGGAGCGTTCGATGA
- a CDS encoding IclR family transcriptional regulator, with the protein MSQSVARALHLLIQLGNGPATLDELAESTGVHKTTVLRVLRTLADERFTFRDQSNRYHLGSRVFELAARGTDQREIRAIASPHLVAFNRTYGRTTHLAAMEGGDVVYIDKLESHDQIRMFSRIGLSANLNSTAVAKVILADLPDGELRQIVAAMDFTRRTPNTITTAEEFLAEIEKVRAQGWAQDREENEPSINCLGVPIRGASGRVVAAVSVSVPNVVLPFEQVLELLGPLQEVGERISRDCGYLPTVKS; encoded by the coding sequence ATGAGCCAGAGCGTCGCACGCGCGCTGCATCTTCTGATCCAGCTGGGCAACGGTCCGGCCACCCTCGACGAACTCGCCGAATCGACCGGCGTGCACAAGACCACCGTGCTGCGGGTGCTGCGCACGCTCGCCGACGAACGGTTCACGTTCCGCGACCAGAGCAACCGCTACCACCTCGGCTCGCGGGTGTTCGAACTCGCCGCGCGCGGCACCGATCAACGTGAGATCCGCGCGATCGCGTCACCGCACCTGGTGGCGTTCAACCGCACGTATGGTCGCACCACGCACCTCGCCGCGATGGAGGGTGGCGACGTCGTCTACATCGACAAGCTCGAATCGCACGACCAGATCCGCATGTTCTCGCGAATCGGGTTGAGCGCCAACCTCAATTCCACCGCGGTCGCCAAAGTGATCCTCGCCGACCTGCCCGATGGCGAGCTGCGTCAGATCGTCGCGGCCATGGATTTCACGCGGCGCACACCGAACACCATCACCACTGCGGAAGAGTTCCTCGCCGAGATCGAGAAGGTGCGCGCCCAGGGCTGGGCGCAGGACCGCGAGGAGAACGAGCCGTCGATCAACTGCCTGGGGGTGCCGATCCGCGGCGCCTCCGGGCGGGTCGTCGCCGCGGTGAGCGTCTCGGTGCCCAATGTCGTACTGCCGTTCGAGCAGGTGCTCGAGCTCCTCGGGCCGCTGCAGGAGGTCGGCGAACGCATCTCCCGCGACTGCGGCTACCTGCCCACCGTCAAAAGCTGA
- a CDS encoding RidA family protein, translating to MTDSQVIRTDAAPAPAHTFSQGVRKGGFLQVSGQGPMDPATNTYIGEGDVRAQTRRTLENVKAILAAGGARVDDVLMFRVYLTKREDFAAMNEVYGEFIAENVTSDQLPCRTTVFVGLPHEVMLVEIDALAVVPS from the coding sequence GTGACAGATTCACAGGTCATCCGTACCGACGCGGCGCCCGCACCCGCACACACCTTCAGTCAGGGGGTCAGGAAAGGCGGGTTCCTCCAGGTGTCCGGGCAGGGCCCCATGGACCCGGCCACGAACACCTACATCGGCGAAGGCGACGTGCGTGCGCAGACCCGGCGCACGCTGGAGAACGTCAAGGCCATCCTCGCCGCCGGTGGGGCACGCGTGGACGACGTGTTGATGTTCCGGGTCTACCTCACCAAGCGCGAGGACTTCGCCGCCATGAACGAGGTGTACGGCGAGTTCATCGCCGAGAACGTGACCTCTGACCAGCTCCCATGCCGCACAACCGTTTTCGTCGGCCTACCGCACGAGGTGATGCTGGTCGAGATCGACGCGCTCGCAGTCGTTCCTAGCTGA